In Roseofilum reptotaenium CS-1145, a single genomic region encodes these proteins:
- the purL gene encoding phosphoribosylformylglycinamidine synthase subunit PurL, with protein sequence MAAPSDCPFSPQDIASEGLKPSEYEEIVQRLGRHPNKAELGMFGVMWSEHCCYKNSRPLLSQFPTKGDRILVGPGENAGVVDLGDGLRLAFKIESHNHPSAIEPFQGAATGVGGILRDIFTMGARPIAVLNSLRFGSLEDTRNRRIFTGVVDGIAHYGNSVGVPTVGGEVYFDPAYTGNPLVNVMALGLMETPEIVKSGASGTGNPVLYVGSTTGRDGMGGASFASAELSESSMDDRPAVQVGDPFLEKSLIEACLEAFKTGAVVAAQDMGAAGITCSTSEMAAKGGVGIELDLDKIPVRETGMVPYEYLLSESQERMLFVAYKGREQELIDIFHRWGLQAVVAGEVIDEPIVRILFQGQTAAEITATALSDNTPIYHRELMAEPPEYARTAWQWTEAELPECGAEGIEIGGEFKSWKDCLLDLLDTPTIASKQWVYRQYDHQVQNNTVVFPGGADASIVRLRPVNDSAEPQPLPPVQSGVAATVDCNSRYVYLNPYEGAKATVAEAARNLSCVGAEPIAVTDNLNFGSPEKPIGYWQLAEACRGLSEACGEFSTPVTGGNVSLYNETLDSDGNPQPIYPTPVVGMVGLVPDLSRICGQGWQQDGDHIYLLGSGVNPTLGGSEYLASLHNTVAGQPPTVDFDLERRVQAACRHGIRQGWVNSAHDCAEGGLAVALAESCIAGGLGAQIEFHSGEQRLDLSWFGEGLARIVVSVAPEYMETWEAYLQEELPHQWQSLGTVQAESLEIKSILTATVSEMGDRHQQAIPRRLHV encoded by the coding sequence ATGGCTGCACCTTCTGACTGTCCGTTTTCCCCCCAAGATATTGCCTCTGAGGGGCTGAAACCCTCGGAATATGAGGAAATTGTCCAACGCCTCGGTAGACACCCCAACAAGGCGGAATTGGGGATGTTTGGGGTGATGTGGTCGGAGCATTGTTGCTACAAAAATTCTCGGCCGCTGCTGAGTCAGTTTCCGACAAAAGGCGATCGCATCCTCGTCGGTCCTGGAGAAAACGCTGGAGTCGTCGATCTCGGTGATGGACTGCGATTAGCGTTTAAAATTGAGTCCCATAATCATCCCTCGGCGATCGAACCTTTTCAAGGGGCAGCCACTGGAGTTGGGGGTATCCTCCGCGACATCTTTACCATGGGCGCTCGCCCCATTGCTGTCCTCAACTCCCTGCGGTTTGGTTCCCTAGAAGATACCCGAAATCGCCGTATTTTTACGGGTGTTGTCGATGGTATTGCCCATTATGGGAACAGCGTGGGCGTGCCGACTGTCGGCGGTGAAGTCTATTTTGACCCTGCTTATACCGGGAATCCCTTGGTGAATGTCATGGCGCTGGGCTTGATGGAAACCCCAGAAATTGTTAAATCAGGAGCTTCTGGTACGGGGAACCCAGTTCTCTACGTGGGTTCCACCACGGGGCGCGATGGCATGGGAGGGGCAAGTTTTGCCAGTGCTGAACTCAGTGAAAGCTCCATGGACGATCGCCCCGCAGTACAAGTGGGCGATCCATTCCTAGAAAAATCCCTAATTGAAGCCTGTCTGGAAGCCTTCAAAACCGGTGCAGTGGTTGCCGCTCAGGATATGGGAGCCGCCGGAATTACCTGTTCCACCTCAGAAATGGCGGCGAAAGGCGGTGTTGGAATTGAGCTAGATCTTGACAAAATTCCCGTGCGCGAAACGGGTATGGTTCCCTACGAGTATCTGCTGTCCGAATCCCAAGAGCGCATGTTATTTGTGGCATACAAGGGTCGGGAACAGGAGTTGATCGATATTTTCCACCGTTGGGGACTGCAAGCGGTGGTTGCTGGCGAAGTGATTGATGAACCCATTGTGCGGATTCTGTTTCAAGGGCAAACGGCTGCTGAAATTACGGCGACTGCTTTGTCAGATAATACACCCATTTACCATCGAGAATTGATGGCCGAGCCACCAGAATATGCCCGAACAGCTTGGCAATGGACGGAGGCTGAACTGCCTGAGTGTGGAGCGGAAGGGATTGAAATTGGGGGCGAGTTCAAATCCTGGAAAGATTGCCTCTTAGACCTTTTGGATACCCCCACGATCGCCTCTAAGCAATGGGTCTATCGCCAATATGACCATCAGGTACAGAATAACACGGTGGTTTTTCCGGGAGGTGCAGATGCCTCGATTGTTCGGCTGCGTCCCGTGAATGACAGCGCTGAACCTCAACCGTTGCCCCCTGTGCAGTCTGGTGTTGCTGCTACCGTCGATTGTAACTCTCGCTACGTCTATCTGAACCCCTACGAAGGGGCGAAAGCGACTGTTGCAGAAGCGGCACGAAATCTAAGCTGTGTGGGGGCAGAACCGATTGCCGTCACCGATAATCTGAATTTTGGCTCTCCCGAAAAACCCATCGGTTATTGGCAACTGGCTGAAGCCTGTCGAGGACTCTCGGAAGCCTGTGGGGAATTCTCGACTCCGGTGACTGGGGGGAATGTTTCTCTGTATAACGAGACTCTCGATAGCGACGGAAATCCGCAACCGATTTATCCCACACCTGTAGTGGGAATGGTGGGGTTAGTGCCTGATTTATCAAGAATTTGCGGTCAAGGATGGCAACAAGACGGCGATCACATCTACTTATTAGGTTCAGGTGTCAATCCGACCTTGGGCGGCTCCGAATATCTCGCTAGTTTGCACAACACTGTCGCTGGACAACCGCCAACCGTGGATTTTGACTTAGAACGCCGAGTCCAAGCTGCCTGTCGCCATGGCATTCGTCAGGGATGGGTAAACTCAGCCCATGATTGCGCCGAAGGGGGGTTAGCGGTTGCCCTGGCAGAATCGTGTATTGCGGGAGGCTTAGGAGCGCAGATTGAATTTCACTCAGGTGAGCAACGCCTGGATCTGAGTTGGTTTGGGGAAGGATTAGCTCGAATTGTGGTATCCGTTGCGCCAGAGTATATGGAGACTTGGGAAGCCTATCTTCAAGAAGAACTGCCCCATCAATGGCAAAGTCTGGGAACAGTGCAAGCAGAGAGCCTAGAGATTAAGAGCATTTTAACGGCTACGGTCTCCGAAATGGGCGATCGCCACCAACAAGCTATCCCCCGTCGTCTGCACGTTTGA
- a CDS encoding DUF4279 domain-containing protein, whose amino-acid sequence MDENEHYAYFTITGSFNPDEITRRVGVEPTRCWSKGDPHPTTHFECKCSRWSLFSRLDSKEELEAHVCDVFIQLEQNSEAFQNLSQEFGACMQLVGYFKTIYPGLHFERDMIEKLAKYSLEVDFDFYYLYSDRREDT is encoded by the coding sequence ATGGATGAGAATGAGCATTATGCGTACTTCACGATTACAGGATCGTTTAACCCAGATGAAATAACCAGGCGTGTAGGTGTTGAACCCACGCGCTGCTGGTCTAAGGGAGATCCCCATCCTACAACTCATTTTGAGTGTAAGTGCAGTCGTTGGTCACTATTTTCTAGGTTAGACTCTAAAGAAGAATTAGAGGCTCATGTTTGTGATGTATTTATACAATTAGAGCAAAATTCTGAAGCGTTTCAAAACCTCTCCCAAGAATTCGGGGCTTGTATGCAACTAGTTGGTTATTTTAAGACCATATATCCTGGTCTTCACTTTGAAAGAGATATGATTGAAAAACTGGCAAAGTATTCACTAGAAGTAGATTTTGATTTTTATTACCTTTACTCAGATCGAAGAGAAGATACCTAG